From the genome of Aphanothece sacrum FPU1, one region includes:
- a CDS encoding PP2C family protein-serine/threonine phosphatase: MTDSDSSIKVLLIDDQPTIGEAIRRMLASETDIIFYYCRDPTQAIKQAREVRPTVILQDLVMPDIEGLMLVRFLRAKDAPTHETPLIVLSSKEEPLIKAEAFKLGANDYLVKLPDKMELIARIRYHSAAYINLLKRKKAEERLKEENLRLSAEIEITRRLQQMILPKQTELEQIEGLEIAGFMEPASDVGGDYYDVLHYNGRVKIGIGDVTGHGLESGVVMIMVQTAIRTLMTHNETDMVKFWAALNRTIYDNVERINSDKNLTLALLDYENNCLRLSGQHESVIVVRQAGEVEIVDTIDLGFPVGLEADITDFLGETEIHLNSGDVVVLYTDGITEAENVTGELYGLDRLCQVISQNWEQSAENIKTAAIADVRQHISNHTVFDDITLLVIKQK, encoded by the coding sequence ATGACTGACTCTGACTCCTCTATTAAAGTTCTTCTTATTGACGATCAACCTACCATTGGTGAAGCCATTCGTCGTATGTTAGCCAGCGAAACTGACATTATTTTTTATTATTGTCGTGATCCTACTCAAGCCATTAAACAAGCGCGAGAAGTGCGTCCTACCGTGATTTTACAAGACTTAGTTATGCCCGACATCGAAGGTTTGATGTTGGTCAGATTTTTGCGGGCCAAAGATGCACCTACTCACGAAACTCCTTTAATTGTTTTGTCAAGTAAAGAAGAACCTTTAATTAAAGCTGAAGCTTTTAAATTAGGGGCTAATGACTATTTGGTAAAATTACCTGATAAAATGGAATTAATTGCTCGCATTCGTTATCATTCGGCAGCTTATATTAACTTATTAAAACGCAAAAAAGCAGAAGAAAGACTCAAAGAAGAAAATTTACGCTTGAGTGCAGAAATAGAAATTACCCGTCGTCTACAGCAGATGATTTTACCAAAACAAACCGAGTTAGAACAAATTGAAGGATTAGAAATAGCTGGTTTCATGGAACCTGCTAGTGATGTTGGAGGTGATTATTACGATGTTTTACATTACAATGGTCGGGTGAAAATTGGTATTGGCGATGTGACTGGTCACGGGTTAGAAAGTGGTGTAGTAATGATTATGGTGCAAACGGCTATTCGCACTTTAATGACCCATAATGAAACAGATATGGTTAAATTTTGGGCTGCCCTTAATCGCACTATTTATGACAATGTAGAACGAATTAATTCTGATAAAAATTTGACCCTGGCTTTGTTAGACTATGAAAATAATTGTCTACGACTGAGTGGACAACATGAATCGGTTATTGTGGTGCGTCAGGCAGGAGAAGTAGAAATTGTTGATACAATAGATTTAGGCTTTCCAGTGGGATTAGAAGCAGATATTACCGATTTTTTAGGAGAAACCGAGATTCACTTAAATTCTGGAGATGTAGTGGTTTTGTATACTGATGGTATTACAGAGGCAGAAAATGTAACCGGAGAACTCTACGGCCTTGATCGTTTATGTCAAGTTATTAGTCAAAACTGGGAACAATCCGCCGAAAATATTAAAACGGCCGCGATCGCTGATGTTAGGCAACACATCAGCAATCATACCGTCTTTGATGACATCACCTTACTGGTGATTAAACAAAAATGA
- a CDS encoding mechanosensitive ion channel family protein, translated as METNLILDVSYFWEEWLKITIVLQRPAVQVQLLAIALSIILVWFISRWLWYQFCQRFPKSSQFCQQNSQLYWQQCGAALFHYLIPPLLCLLIVNLLKIVFFHQGLFLGYLTDSIKLLGIYCFYRIFLIFLYTLFDRVKVKYYHHRFFAPLFFIFILTKIINIFTNLETLSQISLIKLFGDSVTLATVFITLGGLYFWIVGCLLLEELLFCIFSFKINNNPKIIQAISLILRYFLIGLGIVLIFGYVGVSSTAIAAITGGLSVGIGFGLKEVISNFVSGIWLLFEGALKPEDIISIDNEMSQVKKLGIRATTVQVIRDNSEKIIPNQVFFIQDITTFTGSNSLICCSLIVGASYQCNPDRVLGILLKVADSNEKILKSPNPIAFAINFGESSIDFELRFWIDNPLSKKIVTSNLICEIWQTFKENNIEIPYPQRDLHIRNGTQENNSEFLERT; from the coding sequence ATGGAAACCAATTTGATACTTGATGTTAGTTATTTTTGGGAAGAATGGCTGAAAATTACGATTGTTTTACAACGTCCTGCCGTTCAAGTACAACTATTAGCTATTGCTTTGTCAATTATTCTTGTTTGGTTTATTTCTCGCTGGTTATGGTATCAGTTTTGTCAGCGATTTCCTAAAAGTAGTCAATTTTGTCAACAAAATTCACAACTCTATTGGCAACAATGTGGAGCAGCTTTATTTCATTATCTTATCCCTCCATTACTTTGTTTATTAATCGTTAATTTACTAAAAATTGTTTTTTTCCATCAAGGCTTGTTTTTGGGATATTTAACAGACAGCATTAAACTTTTAGGGATTTATTGCTTTTATCGTATATTCTTAATTTTTCTGTATACTTTATTTGATAGAGTGAAAGTTAAATACTATCATCATCGTTTTTTTGCTCCTTTATTTTTTATTTTCATTTTAACTAAAATTATTAATATTTTCACTAATTTGGAAACTTTATCTCAAATTTCTTTAATTAAATTATTTGGAGATTCTGTTACTTTAGCGACAGTTTTTATTACCTTAGGAGGTTTATATTTTTGGATTGTTGGTTGTCTTCTTTTAGAAGAATTATTATTTTGTATTTTTTCTTTTAAAATTAACAATAATCCCAAAATTATTCAAGCAATTTCTCTAATTCTTCGTTATTTTTTAATCGGATTAGGCATTGTTTTGATTTTTGGCTACGTTGGTGTTAGTTCTACGGCGATCGCTGCAATTACAGGGGGTTTATCTGTAGGTATTGGTTTTGGTTTAAAAGAAGTAATTAGTAACTTTGTTAGTGGTATCTGGCTTTTATTTGAAGGAGCTTTAAAACCAGAAGATATTATTAGCATAGATAATGAAATGAGTCAAGTAAAAAAGTTGGGAATCAGGGCGACAACAGTTCAAGTTATACGAGATAATTCTGAAAAAATTATACCTAATCAAGTATTTTTTATTCAAGATATTACAACTTTTACTGGAAGTAATTCTTTGATTTGCTGTTCTTTAATTGTTGGAGCAAGTTATCAATGTAATCCAGACAGAGTATTAGGAATTTTGTTAAAAGTAGCTGATAGTAATGAAAAGATATTAAAATCACCTAATCCGATAGCATTCGCTATTAATTTTGGAGAGTCTAGTATTGATTTTGAATTAAGATTTTGGATTGATAATCCTTTGAGTAAGAAGATTGTTACCAGTAATTTGATTTGCGAAATTTGGCAAACATTTAAGGAAAATAATATTGAAATTCCTTATCCTCAACGCGACTTACATATTCGTAATGGAACTCAAGAAAATAATTCTGAGTTTCTGGAGAGGACTTAA
- a CDS encoding sugar ABC transporter substrate-binding protein: protein MIKHSLKSLLLTILLLTFVLLNSCTSNPGTISQSSQTPLRGEILRWAEIPLGLTQKQSRQFKAIVTERIEQFMKLNPGVKIVTEFVPADENLSKFSQQIERGAGPDLFSVALLTDKLPLLIRLGYIKSLDEKQLDLSEFRAETLKQVRYHGKLYALPVNLATQVLCYNKNKVQEIPKTLDDLITQARQGYSVGLHSGFREAFWGTGAFGGELFDKSDRLVLGENKGWAKWMQWLKDAENEPNFFMIEEANILQKTFIEGKLSYITCSSTWLPSLTEALGNNNLGVTLLPGRENQPATPPLWTVGFIFNRASNINQHQLALKLSQFLSNRQSQKKIQVEVPFLIPVNKNATVDFRLFPMQAVLVEQSKTGVVVSLDQGDQNQAIWKYADILYHKILEGELTAEEAGWQINQVINTQFEQSQ, encoded by the coding sequence ATGATCAAACATTCTCTTAAAAGTTTACTCCTGACTATTTTACTGCTCACCTTTGTGTTACTCAACAGTTGTACGAGTAACCCAGGGACAATAAGTCAATCATCCCAAACACCTCTTAGGGGAGAGATTTTACGATGGGCAGAAATTCCCTTAGGATTAACACAAAAGCAAAGCAGACAATTTAAAGCAATTGTCACCGAAAGAATTGAGCAATTTATGAAACTCAATCCTGGGGTAAAAATCGTTACAGAATTTGTGCCAGCCGATGAAAATTTATCTAAATTTAGTCAACAAATTGAAAGGGGGGCAGGACCAGATCTTTTTTCTGTTGCTTTATTAACGGATAAACTGCCCTTACTCATTCGCTTAGGATATATCAAAAGTCTCGATGAAAAACAGCTAGATTTATCTGAATTTCGCGCTGAAACTCTTAAACAAGTACGCTATCACGGTAAACTTTATGCCTTACCGGTTAATTTAGCTACTCAAGTTCTTTGTTATAACAAAAACAAGGTACAAGAAATACCAAAAACTTTAGATGATTTAATTACTCAAGCACGTCAAGGATATTCTGTTGGTTTACACTCAGGTTTCCGAGAAGCTTTTTGGGGAACAGGGGCTTTTGGTGGTGAACTATTTGATAAATCAGATCGTCTTGTTTTGGGGGAAAATAAAGGTTGGGCAAAGTGGATGCAATGGCTTAAGGATGCAGAAAATGAACCTAATTTTTTTATGATTGAAGAGGCTAATATCCTGCAAAAAACTTTTATTGAAGGGAAATTAAGTTATATTACTTGTTCATCAACTTGGCTTCCTAGCCTCACAGAAGCTTTGGGTAATAATAATCTAGGGGTAACTTTATTACCTGGTCGAGAAAATCAACCAGCAACTCCTCCATTATGGACAGTGGGCTTTATTTTTAATAGGGCTTCTAATATTAATCAACATCAACTTGCTCTAAAATTATCTCAGTTTTTGAGTAATCGTCAATCTCAAAAAAAGATTCAAGTAGAAGTTCCTTTTCTCATTCCTGTTAATAAAAATGCTACAGTTGATTTTCGTTTGTTTCCTATGCAAGCAGTATTAGTTGAACAATCTAAAACTGGGGTTGTGGTTTCTCTCGATCAAGGAGATCAAAATCAAGCAATTTGGAAATACGCCGATATTCTTTATCACAAAATCTTAGAAGGAGAACTGACTGCTGAGGAGGCTGGTTGGCAAATTAATCAAGTAATTAATACTCAATTTGAGCAATCGCAATGA
- a CDS encoding DUF6272 family protein, protein MKKPMKDSEIYGDFEDELPASDQFLVISFSPSSIPLKQRWRNNGLSADFVADYLTTFFPAQEDDPASMNRQKELKGAVSYIANELLENAMKFHDETLHDTIQFGIHLLKDTVVLFSTNCINIEGWPKLHQVIENLTGSDPDELYVNHMEKLAEQDDGQASGLGLITIRCDYGATLGWKIIHNQDNETILTVKTMVKLQV, encoded by the coding sequence ATGAAAAAACCGATGAAAGATTCTGAGATTTATGGAGATTTTGAAGACGAGTTACCCGCTAGTGATCAATTTTTGGTGATTAGCTTTTCTCCTTCTTCTATTCCCCTGAAACAACGATGGCGTAATAATGGTTTATCTGCGGATTTTGTGGCAGATTATTTAACTACCTTTTTTCCTGCCCAAGAAGATGACCCTGCCTCCATGAATCGGCAAAAGGAATTGAAAGGGGCTGTCAGTTATATTGCTAATGAACTATTGGAAAATGCCATGAAGTTTCATGATGAAACTTTACATGATACTATTCAATTTGGTATTCATTTGCTCAAAGATACAGTCGTTTTATTTTCTACCAATTGTATTAATATAGAGGGCTGGCCCAAGTTACATCAGGTTATTGAAAACTTGACCGGTTCTGACCCAGACGAGTTATATGTTAATCATATGGAGAAACTCGCAGAACAAGATGATGGTCAAGCATCAGGGTTAGGATTAATTACTATTAGATGTGATTATGGCGCAACCCTAGGCTGGAAAATTATTCATAACCAAGATAATGAAACTATATTAACGGTAAAGACTATGGTAAAATTACAAGTATAA
- a CDS encoding chemotaxis response regulator protein-glutamate methylesterase encodes MRIAIVNDTVMAVEVLRRIVTSASYYKIAWIAHNGSQAIAKCAVDPPDLILMDMIMPDVDGVEATRMIMKQSPCAILIVTANVQQNSAKVFEAMGYGALDAVNTPPLGTSGLGEVSQTLLNKIATIGVLIGKRRSKHTHTSDVSSPGGGTTLSKVSHPPRNIPFLIILGASTGGPKALGTILSELPANFTAAIVIIQHVDSQFAPGLAKWLNQQGSLTVRLAVEGDQLVPGTVLLAGTNDHLVLRPNLTLTYTKKPQDNPYRPSVDVFCESVAQYWSRKGIAVLLTGMGRDGATGLGVLRSRGWHTIAQDRSSCVVYGMPKAAVEMDSAMEVLPLLEIAPTLIKKVIHTS; translated from the coding sequence ATGAGGATCGCAATTGTTAATGATACGGTGATGGCAGTGGAAGTGCTACGACGGATAGTTACTTCAGCGTCTTACTATAAAATAGCCTGGATCGCTCATAATGGCTCTCAAGCGATCGCCAAATGTGCTGTTGATCCCCCTGATTTGATTTTAATGGATATGATTATGCCAGATGTCGATGGGGTAGAAGCAACGCGCATGATTATGAAACAATCTCCCTGTGCTATCCTCATTGTCACAGCCAATGTTCAACAAAACTCGGCCAAAGTCTTTGAAGCAATGGGATATGGGGCCTTAGATGCGGTGAATACACCCCCATTAGGGACTTCTGGACTAGGAGAAGTGTCTCAAACTTTACTCAATAAAATTGCTACTATTGGGGTTTTAATTGGTAAGCGTCGTTCAAAACATACCCACACCTCCGATGTTTCTTCTCCAGGAGGAGGGACAACCTTAAGTAAAGTCTCTCATCCTCCCCGAAACATACCCTTTTTGATTATTCTGGGGGCATCCACTGGGGGGCCAAAAGCATTAGGAACTATTTTATCGGAACTGCCTGCTAATTTTACGGCCGCTATTGTCATTATTCAGCACGTGGATAGTCAGTTTGCACCAGGGTTAGCCAAATGGTTAAATCAACAAGGGTCTTTGACAGTTCGTTTGGCAGTTGAAGGAGATCAGTTAGTCCCTGGAACGGTTTTGTTAGCAGGAACGAACGATCATCTAGTATTACGTCCCAATTTAACGTTAACATACACTAAGAAGCCCCAGGATAATCCTTATCGTCCCTCTGTGGATGTTTTTTGTGAGAGTGTGGCTCAATATTGGAGTCGAAAGGGTATTGCGGTATTATTAACAGGAATGGGACGAGATGGGGCGACTGGATTGGGAGTATTACGTTCACGAGGATGGCACACCATTGCTCAAGATCGTAGTAGTTGTGTCGTTTACGGAATGCCTAAAGCGGCCGTGGAAATGGACTCAGCTATGGAAGTTTTACCTCTTTTAGAAATTGCCCCAACCTTGATTAAAAAAGTGATCCATACTTCCTAA
- a CDS encoding lipid-A-disaccharide synthase yields MKPIDILILSNGPGEVTTWVRPVVKALRDILGHDRSQVRISVILSICPHATGQEAAIASRYSEVDRVQSSEHFFTFLLWGKTAENWDWRKQGIVLFLGGDQFFPLILGKRLGYRTIIYAEWEARWYRAIDHFAVMNASVIDSIPPSYQDKFTVVGDLMANVAPIATSSQDLVNSPIIALLPGSKPGKLTQGVPLCLAIAQAVHQQKPQTRFILAVAPTLDLTTLANFADPQKNPFVRKLGGIRGKLVITTPNTGKSSYLETPDGLQVELITEFPAYERLRHCCLALTSAGANTAELAALGLPMIILLPIQQLDAMRTWDGIPGILSNLPLIGTSLSKVINTIIIKQGRLYAWPNIWAKEEIVPELLGELQADEVAQLVLDWLNNPVKLDNIRDRLSQVRGQPGAALKIAKIVERQLSFLNS; encoded by the coding sequence ATGAAACCCATTGATATCCTAATTCTTTCTAATGGCCCAGGAGAAGTCACAACTTGGGTTCGTCCCGTAGTGAAAGCTTTACGGGATATCCTGGGACATGATCGTTCTCAAGTTAGAATTTCTGTAATATTGTCCATTTGTCCCCATGCTACCGGACAAGAAGCAGCGATCGCTAGTCGTTATTCAGAAGTAGATCGGGTACAATCAAGTGAACATTTTTTTACCTTTTTATTGTGGGGAAAAACTGCCGAAAATTGGGACTGGAGAAAACAAGGGATTGTTCTATTTTTAGGAGGGGATCAATTTTTTCCCCTAATTTTAGGCAAACGCTTAGGATATCGTACTATTATCTATGCAGAATGGGAAGCTCGTTGGTATCGTGCTATTGATCACTTTGCTGTCATGAATGCTTCAGTCATTGACTCTATCCCCCCATCCTATCAAGATAAATTTACCGTAGTAGGGGATTTAATGGCTAATGTGGCTCCTATTGCTACTTCATCCCAGGATTTAGTCAATTCTCCGATTATTGCTCTTTTACCAGGGTCTAAACCCGGAAAGTTGACCCAGGGGGTTCCTTTATGTTTGGCGATCGCGCAAGCAGTTCATCAACAAAAACCCCAAACTCGTTTTATCCTTGCTGTGGCCCCTACCCTAGATTTAACTACTTTAGCCAATTTTGCTGATCCTCAAAAAAATCCTTTTGTGAGGAAATTGGGAGGAATTAGGGGAAAATTAGTCATTACGACCCCAAATACAGGAAAATCTTCCTATCTAGAGACTCCTGATGGGTTACAAGTAGAACTGATTACGGAATTTCCCGCTTATGAGCGTCTGCGTCACTGTTGTTTAGCTTTGACTTCTGCAGGAGCAAATACTGCAGAATTAGCAGCATTAGGACTACCCATGATTATATTATTGCCCATTCAACAACTGGATGCCATGCGAACTTGGGACGGAATTCCCGGAATTTTGTCTAATTTACCCCTAATAGGGACAAGTTTGTCAAAAGTGATTAATACCATTATCATTAAACAAGGACGGTTATATGCTTGGCCTAACATTTGGGCCAAAGAAGAAATCGTACCTGAATTACTCGGAGAACTCCAAGCGGACGAGGTAGCTCAATTAGTGTTAGACTGGTTAAACAATCCCGTTAAGCTGGATAATATCCGCGATCGCTTATCACAAGTTAGGGGACAGCCCGGTGCAGCCCTAAAAATAGCTAAAATAGTTGAGCGACAATTAAGTTTTCTTAATTCTTAA
- the radC gene encoding RadC family protein → MTYSLRIADIPSSERPRERLIALGANSLATAELLAILLGTGQGKGKLSAVGLGHYILQQLSQHRRDPLDVLRDINAQELIKIEGIGPAKATTILAAIELGKRTFQIRPLERVIIENPTAAAAALSHDLMWESQERFAAIFLDVKNRLIGIKVITIGTATETLVEPGEIFRETLKQGANRLIVAHNHPSGNLEPSQEDINLTQRLLEGAKILRISLLDHLILGEGNHCSLRDLTDLWTKYPQDD, encoded by the coding sequence ATGACTTATAGCCTAAGAATTGCGGATATTCCCTCTAGTGAACGTCCTCGTGAACGTTTAATTGCCCTTGGTGCCAATAGTTTGGCCACTGCCGAACTGTTAGCCATTCTTTTAGGTACGGGACAGGGTAAAGGTAAATTATCAGCAGTGGGACTTGGCCATTATATCCTGCAACAATTAAGTCAGCATCGTCGTGATCCTCTTGATGTTTTGCGTGATATTAATGCTCAGGAGTTGATCAAGATAGAAGGGATTGGCCCTGCTAAAGCTACAACTATTTTAGCAGCGATCGAGTTAGGAAAACGAACCTTTCAGATCAGACCTTTAGAAAGGGTAATCATTGAAAATCCAACGGCAGCAGCAGCAGCTTTAAGTCATGATTTGATGTGGGAGTCTCAAGAACGTTTTGCGGCTATTTTTTTGGATGTTAAAAATCGTTTAATTGGCATTAAAGTGATTACCATTGGAACAGCAACTGAAACTTTAGTTGAACCGGGAGAAATTTTCCGAGAGACTCTTAAACAGGGGGCAAATCGTTTAATTGTAGCTCATAATCATCCTTCGGGTAATCTTGAACCGTCTCAAGAAGATATTAATTTGACTCAAAGATTATTAGAGGGTGCTAAAATTTTAAGAATTTCTTTGTTAGATCATTTAATTTTAGGAGAGGGTAATCATTGTAGTTTACGCGATTTAACGGATTTATGGACAAAATATCCTCAAGATGATTAA
- a CDS encoding slr1659 superfamily regulator, protein MNITTEGCTIDYDSETVTVSFKGSLRLSGMEEYQPIVDLLNNVVQEDKPVITLDLKGLEFLNSSGISMLSKFVINVRKKGSMVICVKGSKAIAWQDKSLKNLQRLMPTLTLEFE, encoded by the coding sequence ATGAACATCACAACAGAGGGTTGTACAATTGATTATGATTCTGAAACTGTAACCGTTAGTTTTAAAGGTTCTTTAAGATTAAGTGGAATGGAAGAATATCAGCCAATTGTTGACTTACTTAATAATGTAGTCCAGGAAGATAAGCCTGTCATTACACTCGATTTAAAAGGGCTAGAATTTTTAAACAGTTCTGGTATTAGTATGCTCTCTAAATTTGTCATTAATGTCCGTAAAAAAGGTAGCATGGTTATTTGCGTGAAAGGTTCAAAAGCTATCGCTTGGCAAGATAAATCCTTGAAAAATCTACAACGGTTAATGCCTACTTTGACTCTAGAATTTGAATAA
- a CDS encoding class I SAM-dependent methyltransferase has translation MATILRTWSYQYPWLYNTVSRLAAIAVGGETRFHQLPLQDISIDTNTKILDLCCGGGQATRFLVERSSEVTGLDASPNALKRAKQAVPRGSYVEGLAEQMPFADEQFDVVHTSVALHEMEPEQLQKILKEVYRVLKPGGIFTLIDLHQPTNPLFWPSLAIFIWLFETETAWSLLKTDLVADLKTLGWRECHQRLYAGGSLQVVQGTK, from the coding sequence TTGGCAACCATTTTAAGAACCTGGAGTTATCAGTATCCTTGGTTATATAATACCGTTTCTCGTTTGGCGGCGATCGCAGTTGGAGGTGAAACCCGATTTCATCAACTCCCTCTGCAAGATATCTCCATTGATACCAACACAAAAATTTTAGATCTTTGTTGTGGCGGGGGTCAAGCCACCCGTTTTCTAGTAGAACGTTCTTCTGAGGTAACAGGTCTTGATGCCTCTCCTAATGCCCTTAAACGGGCTAAACAAGCAGTTCCGAGAGGTTCCTATGTGGAGGGATTAGCCGAACAAATGCCCTTTGCTGATGAACAGTTTGATGTAGTTCATACCAGTGTTGCTTTACATGAAATGGAACCCGAACAACTACAAAAAATTCTCAAAGAAGTGTATCGGGTCTTGAAACCTGGGGGAATTTTTACTTTAATAGATTTACATCAACCGACTAATCCTTTATTTTGGCCCTCTTTAGCTATTTTTATCTGGCTGTTTGAAACTGAAACCGCTTGGTCACTTTTAAAAACTGATTTAGTGGCTGACCTGAAGACTTTAGGGTGGCGTGAATGTCACCAACGTCTTTATGCTGGAGGAAGTTTGCAAGTGGTTCAAGGAACCAAATAA